In Erpetoichthys calabaricus chromosome 2, fErpCal1.3, whole genome shotgun sequence, a genomic segment contains:
- the LOC114645289 gene encoding membrane-spanning 4-domains subfamily A member 4A-like isoform X2, which produces MPEITQSITFENMTPVNGVVTQVTNTRSVFKRFLKGKPEALGYIISGSFCVIAAKTTQIGWIKAALSMNITSAVSAVFAVAMYCANISTRNLSDRGKHFRSNDTADLDHVHWHQGSYILLSTTNGILGVLLIFTVLEFLVAISMSVFGCKAVCKNTMPVIVIQQSSLPEAAFVVNM; this is translated from the exons ATGCCAGAAATCACCCAAAGCATTACCTTTGAAAACATGACACCTGTAAATGGAGTGGTCACTCAGGTCACAAACACCAGATCAGTTTTCAAGAGGTTCCTCAAAGGAAAGCCAGAGGCACTTGGG tatataatttctGGATCTTTTTGTGTAATTGCAGCCAAAACTACACAGATTGGTTGG ATCAAAGCAGCCTTATCCATGAATATCACCAGTGCTGTGTCTGCTGTATTTGCAGTTGCTATGTATTgtgcaaacatttctacaagAAATTTAAGTGACAGAGGCAAACATTTCCGTTCAAATGACACTGCAGATCTCGATCATGTGCACTGGCATCAAGGATCTTACATCCTACTG AGTACAACAAATGGAATCCTTGGAGTGTTACTCATTTTCACAGTGCTGGAGTTCCTAGTGGCCATCTCCATGTCAGTTTTTGGATGCAAAGCTGTTTGCAAGAACACTATG CCTGTGATTGTCATTCAACAAAGCTCACTTCCAGAGGCAGCTTTTGTGGTTAACATGTAA
- the LOC114645289 gene encoding membrane-spanning 4-domains subfamily A member 4A-like isoform X1: MPEITQSITFENMTPVNGVVTQVTNTRSVFKRFLKGKPEALGAVQIMIGLVNIAVGLALAVAGLIIIVTSTPFWTGLLYIISGSFCVIAAKTTQIGWIKAALSMNITSAVSAVFAVAMYCANISTRNLSDRGKHFRSNDTADLDHVHWHQGSYILLSTTNGILGVLLIFTVLEFLVAISMSVFGCKAVCKNTMPVIVIQQSSLPEAAFVVNM; the protein is encoded by the exons ATGCCAGAAATCACCCAAAGCATTACCTTTGAAAACATGACACCTGTAAATGGAGTGGTCACTCAGGTCACAAACACCAGATCAGTTTTCAAGAGGTTCCTCAAAGGAAAGCCAGAGGCACTTGGG GCTGTACAGATCATGATTGGTTTGGTCAACATTGCTGTTGGTCTGGCTCTAGCAGTAGCTGGACTGATTATAATTGTCACTTCTACTCCATTTTGGACAGGTCTTCTG tatataatttctGGATCTTTTTGTGTAATTGCAGCCAAAACTACACAGATTGGTTGG ATCAAAGCAGCCTTATCCATGAATATCACCAGTGCTGTGTCTGCTGTATTTGCAGTTGCTATGTATTgtgcaaacatttctacaagAAATTTAAGTGACAGAGGCAAACATTTCCGTTCAAATGACACTGCAGATCTCGATCATGTGCACTGGCATCAAGGATCTTACATCCTACTG AGTACAACAAATGGAATCCTTGGAGTGTTACTCATTTTCACAGTGCTGGAGTTCCTAGTGGCCATCTCCATGTCAGTTTTTGGATGCAAAGCTGTTTGCAAGAACACTATG CCTGTGATTGTCATTCAACAAAGCTCACTTCCAGAGGCAGCTTTTGTGGTTAACATGTAA